In the genome of Streptomyces violaceoruber, the window TGTGCGACTCCAGCATCCCGGGCAGCGACGAGGGGGAGCTGGACGGGGAGACGTACGACTGGATCGAGGCCTCGCTCGACGGTCTCGACGACGGCCTTCCGGCCCTGCTCGCCTTCCACCACCCGCCCACGCCCGTGCACCATCCCCTGCCCGACTCCTACCGGCTGCGCCACCCCGAGCGCCTGGCCGCGCTGCTGGAGCGCAGGCCCGGGATCGCCGGGCTGATCACGGGGCACGCGCACTCGCCCGCGGCCACCGTGTTCGCCGGGCGGCCGCTGGTGGTGGGACCCGGGGTGACGTGGACGCTGCGGCTGCCCTGGGAGGGCGAGCAGGTCGCGGACCGGGACGCGCCGGTCGGGCTCGCCTTCCACGTGCTGGACGACGCCGGACGGCTCACGAGCCACTTCCGCACGGTCACGTGACGACGCCCGGTACGGCCGTCAGCTGCTGGTAGCCGCCGCTGCGGTGGCGCACGGTGAGCTTGACCTCCTTGCCCGGCCCGGCGCTGGCCACGGCGTGCGCCAGGTCGGTCGCCGAGTCGACGCGGGTCGTGCCGACGGCGAGCAGTACGTCGCCCCGCACCAGGCCCGCCGCGTACCCGGGGCCCGGCACGTGGACGCCGACGACCCGGGCCCCGGGCTTCTCGTCGTCCACGGCTTCGACCCCGAGGGTCGCGCCGGCCGGTGCCGGGGAGGGGGACCGGCCGGCGGACGGACCGGCCGACGGGTGCGCCGGGGCGCCCCGGGTGCCCGTCGCCGTCCCGGTGGCCCCCTGCTCTCCCGCTCCTCCGGCCCCTCCGGCCCCGCCCGGGCCCTGCGCCGCGGCCCGCTGCTGCAGTTCGGCGAGCTTGCTCATGCCGATCACCGTGGCGCCCACCGTGCCGAGTCCCACGCCCGTGAGGAGCAGTACGGCCGCGGCGAGCACGCCGAGCAGCAGGGTGGTGAGCCGCCGGCGGCGCCGACGGCCGGTGTGGGGGTGCCGGGCACCGTCGGGTTCGGTGCCGGGCCCCGGATCCCGGCCGGGCATCGGCTTGGGACGCAACGCTGTCTGTTCCATGGATCGCCTCCGGCAGGTGCTCTACCCGGCGCACCGGCCCGTGACGAGCCACGAAAGAGTGAGACTGAACGTCCGTCAGCGCGTCAGTGCGTCAGTGCGGGACTGCTCCTCGGCACGGGCGGGGCCGGGATCCGGTCCGGCAGGAAGCCGTGGGTGCGTCCCGCCAGGTACTCGGCCTTGTAACGGGGGACGTTCCGGTGCCAGTTGAGGATGCCGGCCATCCAGTTCTGCAGGTCGGTGACGTAGCCGCGCATGACGGTCCGCGCCTCCTCGGAGAGCTGGAAGTCGTCGTAGACGACGGGGAGTTCGTGCGCGACGACGTGCTCGAACTGGCGCATGCGCTGGTTCATCAGGTCCTGCACGACGCCCAGGGCGGCCGGATAGTCGACGCCGAAGAAGTTCTGCACGACGAGGACCGCGTTGTGGATCTCGCCCTCGTACTCGATCTCCTTCTGGTAGGAGAAGACGTCGTTGAGCAGGCACGCGTAGTCGATCGCCGCGTTCTCCAGGGAGCGGACGGGGCCGCTGCGGTAGACCTCGGGCGGCACCGCCGGGCCGTGTCCGGCGCGGCACAGGCCCAGGGTGAGGTCGGATCCGAAGGTGGCGCGCCGCATCTCCAGGTAGTCCACGGGATCGGGGACACGGTTCTGGATCTGGTTGGACAGCTCCCACAGCCAGGCCTCGGTCATGTCGTCGACGGCCTTCTTCAGCGGGCGCCGCTCCTCGGGCGTCATACCGGCCGTCGTGCGCACCCACAGGTCGATCAGGGAGCGTTCCATCGCGTTGCCGGGCGGTGGGACGGGCTCGCCGTCGAGCGGCATGCAGTCCGACAGGCGGGTGGTGGTCAGCCGGGCGGCGGCGAGGTCCCGGCGGTGGCCGTAGACCAGCGGGTAGTAGTCGTCGCCGTACGTGCCGAAGGCCAGCCAGCCGGAGGCGAGGTCGAGCTGGTCCTGGGTGGCGTCCGGGTCGAGTCCGGCGGCGCACAGCGGAAGGTCGCAGCTCTCCAGCTTGTCCTCGTCC includes:
- a CDS encoding PDZ domain-containing protein yields the protein MEQTALRPKPMPGRDPGPGTEPDGARHPHTGRRRRRRLTTLLLGVLAAAVLLLTGVGLGTVGATVIGMSKLAELQQRAAAQGPGGAGGAGGAGEQGATGTATGTRGAPAHPSAGPSAGRSPSPAPAGATLGVEAVDDEKPGARVVGVHVPGPGYAAGLVRGDVLLAVGTTRVDSATDLAHAVASAGPGKEVKLTVRHRSGGYQQLTAVPGVVT
- a CDS encoding metallophosphoesterase encodes the protein MLVLAHISDLHLDGSPRATERAERVRERLWRLPGRVDALLVTGDIADHGTEAEYEEAARVLGLRDGSAPFPVLTCPGNHDSRAPYRKALLGRPAADGPANEVHVFDGGAVLMCDSSIPGSDEGELDGETYDWIEASLDGLDDGLPALLAFHHPPTPVHHPLPDSYRLRHPERLAALLERRPGIAGLITGHAHSPAATVFAGRPLVVGPGVTWTLRLPWEGEQVADRDAPVGLAFHVLDDAGRLTSHFRTVT